In one Trichlorobacter lovleyi SZ genomic region, the following are encoded:
- a CDS encoding IS4 family transposase, with protein sequence MTFTFEHQLSSLTWFHLHDHQSGRELLQVLDQDAFAKDHIAPPEGVSRGAFFEAMNTRGVQQLIEMYHYLQGQAKKLLPAAHPEWGDLIGIDGSLIDAMASMQWADYRDGAHKAKVHVGFDLNRGIPEKLFLSAGKADERPFVAKILKSGQTGVMDRYYQCHKNFDEWQEAEKHFVCRIRKATRKTVLKERELLEGSHVFLDVECLLGTKGQNQTEKPVRVIGYKVENKDFYVATDRFDLKAEEIALIYKLRWDIEIFFGWWKQHLKVYHLIARSPNGLMAQIMGGLITYLLLAIYCHEEHQEKVSIQRVRELRIAIHNEIIQMMAEYENDAKTETSTEYPAHASP encoded by the coding sequence TTGACCTTTACCTTTGAACACCAATTGTCTTCACTTACCTGGTTCCATCTTCACGACCACCAGTCAGGACGTGAGTTACTGCAGGTGCTCGATCAAGATGCTTTTGCCAAGGACCATATTGCACCACCCGAAGGGGTAAGTCGGGGCGCCTTTTTTGAGGCCATGAATACCCGTGGGGTGCAGCAGTTGATCGAGATGTATCACTATCTGCAAGGCCAGGCAAAGAAGTTGCTTCCTGCTGCCCATCCAGAATGGGGTGACCTGATCGGCATTGACGGCTCACTGATCGATGCCATGGCCTCCATGCAGTGGGCTGATTACCGGGACGGCGCACACAAGGCCAAGGTACATGTTGGTTTTGACCTGAATAGAGGCATTCCTGAAAAGCTCTTTCTGTCTGCAGGCAAGGCTGATGAACGCCCCTTTGTTGCCAAGATCCTGAAGTCTGGGCAGACCGGCGTTATGGATCGCTACTACCAGTGCCACAAGAACTTCGATGAGTGGCAGGAGGCTGAGAAACACTTTGTCTGCCGTATCAGAAAGGCCACCAGAAAGACGGTTCTGAAAGAGCGGGAACTTCTTGAAGGCAGCCATGTCTTTCTGGACGTAGAATGCCTTCTGGGAACCAAAGGACAAAACCAGACAGAAAAGCCAGTTCGTGTCATCGGCTACAAGGTGGAGAACAAGGATTTCTATGTTGCCACAGACCGGTTTGACCTGAAAGCTGAAGAAATAGCCCTCATCTACAAGCTCAGATGGGACATTGAGATCTTCTTTGGCTGGTGGAAGCAGCACCTCAAGGTGTACCACCTGATAGCTCGCAGTCCCAATGGCTTGATGGCGCAGATTATGGGTGGATTGATCACCTATCTGTTACTGGCCATTTACTGCCATGAAGAACATCAGGAAAAAGTCAGTATTCAACGTGTCAGAGAACTGAGAATTGCCATACACAACGAAATCATACAAATGATGGCTGAATATGAAAACGATGCA